One genomic region from Gemmatimonadaceae bacterium encodes:
- a CDS encoding AAA family ATPase — MSTLLAAPPKILRRDPILGNIIEHAQLRPYITLARMQLKTPGLQEWTGPPGLGKSIAAQQLALECNQEADANLPGAFRAVYFATAGDADHETTRGMKRGVYTVFQGVLEESLSAGEYKHMTENELAEMVVEHCRLMNIQLIVVDEAGTKTEAEMRGMAHITNLALEEHWRLSILLVGMDDLANKMDEQKSLSSRTRRVLVFQHWSTEDFQTFLETRDGIIGEIFAKPTKDTRRVIEILHGACRGEPRELDTLVCEVEIRIKNGASLRHAVETAIAFRATQVAASVAFAREYQTRKRNRRRRTS, encoded by the coding sequence ATGAGCACACTTCTCGCTGCCCCTCCAAAAATTCTGCGTCGCGATCCGATTCTCGGGAATATCATCGAACATGCACAGCTTCGGCCCTACATCACGCTGGCGCGCATGCAGCTGAAGACGCCTGGCCTGCAAGAGTGGACTGGTCCGCCCGGGCTCGGGAAGAGCATTGCTGCCCAGCAACTCGCGTTAGAATGCAATCAAGAGGCAGACGCAAACCTGCCAGGTGCGTTTCGTGCCGTCTACTTTGCGACCGCAGGCGACGCGGATCACGAGACTACGCGCGGGATGAAACGTGGCGTGTATACCGTCTTTCAAGGGGTCCTTGAGGAGTCGCTCAGCGCAGGTGAGTACAAGCATATGACCGAGAACGAGCTCGCCGAGATGGTGGTGGAGCATTGTCGGCTGATGAACATTCAGCTCATCGTGGTCGACGAGGCGGGTACGAAGACCGAAGCGGAAATGCGGGGGATGGCGCATATCACCAATCTTGCCTTGGAGGAGCATTGGCGGCTCAGTATACTCCTCGTGGGCATGGACGACCTCGCCAACAAGATGGACGAGCAGAAGTCGCTGAGCTCGCGGACCCGTCGCGTGCTGGTCTTTCAGCACTGGTCCACGGAGGATTTCCAGACCTTTCTCGAGACCCGCGACGGCATCATCGGGGAGATCTTCGCCAAGCCGACGAAGGACACGCGACGTGTGATTGAGATCCTTCACGGTGCCTGCCGGGGAGAGCCGCGCGAACTCGATACATTGGTCTGCGAGGTCGAGATCCGTATCAAGAACGGAGCGAGTTTGCGCCACGCGGTGGAGACCGCGATAGCGTTCCGCGCCACGCAGGTGGCCGCCTCTGTTGCGTTCGCCCGTGAGTACCAGACCCGAAAGCGCAATCGTCGTCGTCGAACCTCGTAA
- a CDS encoding transposase family protein yields MSKAHRRDLSTQLKAVVSDIFTAGARLNQAGVLTDEQTRELRRIQKWPGRLQLDTAEDIAQKLETARSFRDQMQAALTSLFPDEVSAATSHGWPAPPRRDPAKRTPKPLPLSVSDLPPASFLDDLIAGKITWEAALQAPARTQEVSLARLINDPDMHAEFLYRSALLKLRGTHSAAAAAAQVRNREITPAEKRFAERLFQRAERGESEDELLVDRRHRRVCRPTVMVPLVQPLVLLFYNGRRKIKVWQLAQLVNAELVVFQGRAEAEGVRLPFPTASEETIQKFLARLPDAVKTVRANGLTAYAKQHRVVFAVPEALFANQIWEIDNSPLDIAAIADAESELEVERLWITAVIDAYSGYPLAVFVDSRCPTAYTTSIVLRAALTPTELAGVQVGGLPEQLICDRGADFASCHVETVTAALGIELREAPPRSPDEKPHIERFFRTLNESLAMFPGYKPADGTSKGAQRKNTGRLLTVQRIKAEVERFRVAYCQRESEKRNGSPLARFAETVQWKPLLHPDVVDLLLLKSDEERVLTRNGVRFGNHVYFGDIQLDGGHSFTELQKRKVIVRYHPDISDYIIVYDAETNVLLGEMIRSDLYGEQSAVSQINQRERLRLVAVTQQYSKALVRLDHQRAAEERARERDRERQKQRNAGGPMGGEAEGVIAEDSDPATRDMHVVDTGPTAKTTNVARDFLAGLV; encoded by the coding sequence TTGTCGAAGGCGCATCGCCGTGATCTCAGTACGCAGCTCAAGGCCGTGGTTTCCGACATCTTTACCGCCGGCGCGCGACTGAACCAAGCGGGGGTGCTCACTGACGAGCAAACGCGCGAGCTCCGCCGAATCCAAAAGTGGCCTGGGCGCCTGCAACTCGATACCGCCGAGGACATCGCCCAGAAACTCGAAACGGCACGCTCGTTTCGTGACCAGATGCAAGCAGCGCTGACGTCGTTGTTTCCCGATGAAGTCAGCGCCGCGACGTCGCACGGCTGGCCCGCGCCGCCACGCAGAGATCCAGCGAAGCGCACGCCCAAACCGCTTCCCCTCAGTGTGAGCGACCTCCCGCCGGCCTCGTTTCTCGATGACCTGATTGCCGGGAAGATTACTTGGGAGGCGGCACTCCAGGCGCCGGCGCGCACGCAAGAGGTGAGTCTCGCGCGCCTGATCAATGATCCGGACATGCATGCGGAGTTCCTGTATCGTTCTGCGCTCCTAAAACTTCGGGGAACGCATAGCGCTGCGGCAGCTGCAGCCCAAGTACGGAATCGGGAGATCACCCCGGCGGAGAAGCGCTTTGCCGAACGGCTTTTCCAGCGGGCTGAGCGTGGCGAATCAGAAGACGAGCTGTTGGTCGACCGCCGGCATCGTCGGGTGTGCCGCCCCACCGTGATGGTTCCACTCGTCCAGCCGCTCGTGCTGCTGTTCTACAACGGACGCCGAAAGATCAAAGTTTGGCAGCTCGCGCAGCTGGTCAATGCAGAGCTGGTGGTTTTTCAAGGGCGAGCTGAGGCGGAGGGCGTCCGGCTCCCATTTCCGACCGCGTCCGAAGAAACGATCCAAAAGTTTCTGGCTCGACTGCCTGACGCCGTCAAGACCGTGCGCGCGAACGGGCTTACTGCTTATGCCAAGCAGCATCGCGTCGTCTTCGCAGTGCCAGAAGCCCTCTTTGCAAATCAGATCTGGGAGATCGACAATAGTCCGCTCGACATCGCCGCAATCGCTGATGCGGAAAGCGAGCTTGAAGTCGAGCGCCTGTGGATCACTGCTGTGATCGACGCCTATTCGGGTTACCCATTGGCGGTGTTCGTCGACTCCCGATGCCCGACTGCCTATACCACCTCCATCGTCCTCCGTGCGGCATTAACGCCAACGGAGCTTGCGGGCGTGCAAGTGGGCGGCCTGCCGGAGCAGTTGATTTGCGACCGGGGCGCTGACTTCGCATCGTGTCACGTCGAGACCGTTACGGCGGCGCTCGGCATCGAGCTACGTGAAGCGCCGCCCCGGAGCCCCGATGAGAAGCCGCACATCGAGCGGTTCTTTCGCACGCTGAACGAAAGTCTCGCGATGTTCCCGGGCTACAAACCGGCGGACGGCACGTCCAAGGGCGCGCAGCGCAAGAATACCGGACGGTTACTTACCGTGCAACGCATCAAGGCCGAAGTTGAACGATTCCGGGTGGCGTACTGCCAGCGTGAGTCCGAGAAGCGGAACGGCTCGCCACTCGCCCGGTTCGCCGAGACCGTGCAGTGGAAGCCGTTGCTTCACCCGGACGTGGTCGATCTGCTACTACTCAAATCGGACGAAGAGCGCGTGCTCACGCGAAACGGCGTACGGTTTGGCAACCATGTCTATTTCGGGGACATTCAATTGGACGGCGGACACTCGTTCACCGAGTTGCAAAAGCGAAAGGTCATTGTTCGCTATCACCCGGACATCAGCGACTACATCATCGTTTACGACGCCGAAACGAATGTGCTCCTCGGCGAGATGATTCGCAGCGATCTGTACGGCGAGCAATCTGCAGTGTCCCAGATCAATCAGCGCGAGCGACTTCGTCTCGTGGCCGTCACGCAACAGTACTCCAAGGCACTCGTGCGGCTCGACCATCAGCGCGCCGCTGAGGAGCGAGCGCGGGAACGCGACCGCGAACGACAGAAGCAGAGGAATGCGGGCGGCCCGATGGGCGGTGAGGCCGAGGGCGTCATAGCTGAGGATTCGGATCCCGCCACGCGCGACATGCACGTAGTAGACACCGGGCCGACCGCAAAGACGACGAACGTCGCGCGAGATTTTCTCGCGGGTCTCGTGTGA